In Candidatus Methylomirabilis limnetica, the following proteins share a genomic window:
- a CDS encoding phosphoglucomutase/phosphomannomutase family protein → MNPIRFGTSGWRDVIADTFTFANVRLVTRAIAEYLLDEGADQPQVVVGYDTRFLSEAFAAEAATVLAAHGIRVWLTDRDTPTPVIAYEVIRRGAAGGLNITASHNPPEYNGLKFSGPSGGSVPPAVTDRIEKRVQELLAQPEVQYPSLAELEAKGLVVRIDPRPTYLNRLRELVDLKAIAAARLKVAVDLLYGTARGYLDEILREAGCDVQTLHGSSNPAFGGLTPDPSEMNLRELATVVRAGGFHLGLAADGDADRYGIIDKDGGFIEPNYILALLLKHLTTTRGWRMGVARSVATSHLVDAVARLQAVPVYETKVGFKYLGELITQGKVALCGEESAGLSIRGHVPEKDGILAALLVAEMVAIAGGPGVQSLLDTLYAEVGGAIYARRLNLHLTREQQGRLADRLKDLPARVGGLAVVEVNTLDGTKLLLEDGSWFLVRPSGTEPVVRLYLDAHSEAQIEELTTAARALLDV, encoded by the coding sequence GTGAATCCTATCCGGTTCGGTACCTCCGGCTGGCGCGATGTCATCGCCGACACCTTCACCTTTGCCAATGTCCGCCTAGTAACGCGAGCCATCGCAGAATACCTGCTCGACGAGGGAGCAGATCAACCACAGGTCGTCGTGGGGTACGACACTCGCTTTCTCTCGGAAGCCTTTGCGGCCGAGGCGGCGACGGTATTGGCGGCTCACGGAATCCGGGTCTGGCTCACTGATCGGGATACTCCGACACCCGTTATCGCTTACGAAGTGATCCGCCGCGGCGCAGCAGGCGGCCTGAACATTACCGCCAGCCACAACCCTCCAGAATATAACGGGCTCAAATTCTCCGGCCCCTCAGGCGGCTCGGTTCCTCCCGCAGTCACCGATCGAATCGAAAAGAGGGTCCAGGAGCTACTGGCGCAACCCGAGGTCCAGTACCCCTCTCTCGCAGAGTTAGAGGCCAAGGGACTCGTGGTGCGGATCGACCCGCGGCCGACATACCTGAACCGACTACGGGAGCTGGTAGATCTCAAAGCGATTGCGGCAGCACGCCTGAAGGTGGCAGTCGACCTGCTCTACGGGACCGCCAGGGGCTACTTGGACGAGATCCTGCGCGAGGCCGGGTGTGACGTGCAGACCTTGCACGGATCCAGTAATCCCGCTTTCGGCGGTCTGACGCCGGACCCCTCGGAGATGAACCTCCGGGAGCTGGCGACTGTCGTGCGGGCCGGCGGATTTCATCTCGGGTTAGCCGCCGATGGCGATGCCGATCGATATGGGATTATTGACAAGGACGGCGGCTTCATCGAACCCAACTATATCCTGGCCCTGCTCCTGAAACACCTGACCACTACTCGCGGATGGCGCATGGGGGTAGCTCGATCGGTGGCCACAAGCCATCTGGTCGATGCGGTGGCCCGACTGCAGGCGGTCCCGGTGTATGAAACCAAGGTCGGTTTCAAATACCTCGGTGAACTCATCACCCAGGGAAAGGTCGCACTCTGCGGCGAGGAAAGCGCCGGATTGTCAATCCGGGGTCACGTGCCGGAAAAGGACGGAATTCTCGCCGCCCTCCTAGTAGCGGAAATGGTAGCCATAGCCGGTGGCCCCGGCGTCCAGAGCCTTCTCGATACGCTCTATGCCGAGGTGGGGGGTGCGATTTACGCTCGCCGCCTGAACCTCCATCTGACGCGAGAGCAGCAAGGACGCCTAGCTGATCGCCTGAAGGATTTACCGGCGCGGGTGGGTGGACTTGCCGTAGTGGAGGTGAACACGCTGGACGGCACGAAGCTGCTGCTTGAGGACGGCAGTTGGTTCCTCGTGCGGCCTTCAGGAACAGAACCGGTGGTGCGTCTCTATCTGGACGCGCATTCCGAGGCACAGATTGAGGAGCTGACGACAGCGGCGCGGGCGCTCCTCGATGTCTGA
- the groL gene encoding chaperonin GroEL (60 kDa chaperone family; promotes refolding of misfolded polypeptides especially under stressful conditions; forms two stacked rings of heptamers to form a barrel-shaped 14mer; ends can be capped by GroES; misfolded proteins enter the barrel where they are refolded when GroES binds), whose amino-acid sequence MPAKQILFDEEARRKIQKGVDLLARAVKVTLGPKGRNVVIDKKFGAPNITKDGVTVAKEIELEDSFENMGAQMVKEVASKTSDVAGDGTTTATVLAQSIFREGIRNVTAGANPMALKRGIEKAVEGVVEELRKISKPTKGKKEISQVATISANNDKEIGDLIADAMEKVGKDGVITVEEAKSMETTLDVVEGMQFDRGYTSPYFVTDPERMEVVLENPLILIHEKKISNLKDLLPILEQIAKMGKPLVVIAEEVDGEALATLVVNKLRGTLNCAAVKAPGFGDRRKEMLKDIAVLTGGEVLSEELGVKLENIRLDDLGKAKKIVIDKENTTIIEGSGSQKEIEARIKQIRTQVEDTTSDYDKEKLQERLAKLAGGVAIVKVGAATEIAMKEKKARVEDALNATRAAVEEGIIPGGGVAFLRASRVIEKLGLKGDEKIGGDIIRRALEEPIRQIAENAGVEGSIVVQKVREKDGSYGFNAETETYEDMMAAGIIDPTKVARIALQNAASIASLMITTEAMVTDIPEKDKMPAMPPGGGHGMGDMY is encoded by the coding sequence ATGCCAGCGAAGCAAATACTGTTTGATGAGGAGGCAAGGCGAAAGATTCAAAAAGGAGTTGACCTCCTTGCCCGCGCCGTGAAGGTAACCCTGGGTCCCAAGGGGCGCAATGTTGTGATCGATAAGAAGTTTGGCGCCCCAAATATTACGAAGGACGGGGTCACGGTGGCCAAAGAGATCGAGCTTGAAGATAGCTTTGAGAATATGGGCGCCCAGATGGTGAAGGAGGTCGCGAGTAAGACCTCCGATGTGGCCGGAGACGGCACCACCACCGCCACCGTATTGGCTCAGTCGATCTTCCGGGAGGGAATCAGGAACGTGACGGCCGGCGCGAACCCAATGGCGCTGAAGCGAGGAATCGAGAAGGCTGTTGAGGGCGTCGTAGAGGAACTGAGGAAAATCTCCAAGCCAACCAAGGGGAAGAAGGAGATCTCCCAGGTTGCCACAATCTCGGCCAACAACGACAAGGAAATCGGCGACCTCATCGCCGATGCTATGGAGAAGGTCGGCAAGGACGGGGTCATCACCGTCGAGGAAGCCAAGAGCATGGAAACGACCCTCGATGTGGTTGAGGGGATGCAGTTTGACAGAGGCTACACCTCGCCCTACTTCGTGACCGATCCTGAGCGGATGGAAGTAGTCCTGGAGAACCCCCTGATCCTGATCCACGAAAAGAAGATCAGCAACCTCAAGGATCTCCTGCCGATTCTGGAGCAGATTGCCAAGATGGGTAAGCCGCTGGTGGTGATTGCTGAAGAGGTTGATGGCGAGGCGCTGGCCACCTTGGTGGTCAACAAGTTGCGAGGGACCCTGAACTGTGCGGCGGTCAAGGCTCCGGGCTTTGGCGACCGGCGCAAGGAGATGCTGAAGGACATCGCGGTCCTGACCGGCGGTGAGGTACTCTCTGAGGAGCTGGGGGTCAAGCTGGAGAACATCCGGCTGGACGATCTGGGCAAGGCGAAGAAGATAGTGATCGACAAGGAGAATACCACCATCATCGAAGGGTCCGGCTCTCAGAAGGAGATCGAGGCCCGCATCAAGCAGATCCGGACCCAGGTCGAGGATACGACCTCGGACTACGACAAGGAGAAGCTGCAGGAGCGACTGGCCAAGCTTGCTGGCGGCGTGGCGATCGTCAAGGTCGGAGCGGCCACCGAGATTGCCATGAAGGAGAAGAAGGCCCGCGTTGAGGATGCGCTGAACGCGACTCGTGCGGCTGTCGAAGAGGGAATCATTCCGGGCGGCGGCGTGGCTTTCCTTCGGGCGTCGAGGGTGATCGAAAAGCTGGGCCTCAAAGGCGACGAGAAGATTGGCGGCGACATCATTCGGCGAGCACTGGAGGAGCCGATCCGCCAGATCGCAGAGAATGCAGGGGTCGAGGGCTCGATTGTCGTCCAGAAGGTCCGAGAGAAGGATGGTTCGTACGGTTTCAACGCTGAGACGGAGACGTACGAAGATATGATGGCGGCCGGGATCATCGACCCAACCAAGGTGGCTCGAATTGCGCTGCAGAATGCGGCGAGCATCGCCTCACTGATGATCA
- a CDS encoding mannose-1-phosphate guanyltransferase, with translation MKAVIMAGGFGTRLRPLTISISKPMIPMATKPMMEHIVALLKNHGFDDLITLLYFQPEVIERYFGDGSEFGVKMVYATATEDYGTAGAVKNAEAFLDDTFLIISGDLLTDFDLTEAVKFHKDHGALATIVLTRVENPLQYGVVITSHDGRVTHFLEKPSWSEVFSDTVNTGIYILEPEVLDLIPPGKSFDFSRDLFPKLLNEGRALYGYVATGYWKDVGDLIEYRLAHRDILAGMVKVALPGKLVEGLDKPIWLGEGSRVDFTASLKGGVLIGKHTQVGPNVHITRSVIGDNCVIEEGAVIVGSVLWNNVFIGPRAILKENIVGRGSEIKAHAHLFEGALISDQCKVGEGSVVKADVKVWPHKVVEDGAILATSLVWGQKWSRSLFGAYGVTGLANLEISPEFAAKLGACFGATLRMGAIVRTSRDCHQASHMVKRAIICGLHSAGVDVHDFRIVPIPVVRYQMGARGAVGGVHVRKSPFDPELIDIQFFDERGMDISSSWEKSIERSFFREDFRRAKVDEIGHLSLPVYDVELYQEGVLSVIDRGALRGRGFRIVIDYAYGSSSIIFPQILGRLGCEVIALNAYLDPGRITKSAEGFHRSLQQLSEIVRSLGADLGIMLDTGAEKIFVVDDNGDLLSDDLALALMALLVMRTHPPGVIGVPITASSAIEDLARDQGFRVIRTKTAPRASTEAATQEGVIFVGDGLGGFIFSQFQPVFDGMLATLKLLEMLAAQDIRLHQLIRSIPQRFRCHEHIPCPLERKGGTMRALIADTADEQVELVDGVKVHLGNDSVILYPDQDRPYFHIIAEAGTLARAEAHLARYREVLALCMKSSLPEVAP, from the coding sequence ATGAAAGCCGTTATTATGGCCGGCGGATTCGGAACGCGACTGCGTCCGCTAACGATCAGCATCTCCAAGCCGATGATCCCAATGGCCACCAAGCCGATGATGGAGCATATTGTGGCACTGCTCAAGAATCACGGCTTTGACGATCTCATCACCCTCCTCTACTTCCAGCCAGAGGTCATCGAGCGCTACTTCGGCGACGGTAGCGAATTCGGCGTCAAGATGGTCTATGCCACTGCTACCGAGGACTACGGCACAGCCGGAGCGGTCAAAAACGCCGAGGCCTTTCTCGACGATACCTTCCTGATCATCAGTGGCGACCTCCTCACTGATTTTGATCTCACGGAGGCGGTCAAGTTTCACAAGGATCATGGCGCCCTAGCCACCATCGTCTTAACCAGGGTCGAGAACCCGCTCCAGTACGGTGTGGTCATCACGTCTCACGACGGCCGCGTCACACACTTCCTGGAGAAGCCGAGCTGGAGCGAGGTCTTTAGCGATACCGTGAATACCGGAATCTATATCCTCGAGCCCGAGGTACTCGATCTGATCCCGCCTGGGAAGTCGTTCGACTTTAGCCGCGATCTATTCCCGAAGCTCTTGAATGAGGGCCGCGCGCTATACGGCTATGTGGCGACCGGGTACTGGAAGGACGTGGGCGATCTGATCGAGTACCGCCTTGCGCATCGGGATATCCTGGCCGGTATGGTGAAGGTCGCACTTCCAGGGAAGCTGGTGGAGGGACTTGACAAGCCGATCTGGCTTGGGGAGGGGAGTCGCGTCGATTTCACCGCGTCGCTGAAGGGCGGCGTCCTGATCGGCAAACACACGCAGGTCGGGCCAAATGTTCATATCACCCGCAGCGTCATCGGCGACAACTGCGTCATCGAGGAGGGGGCCGTCATCGTTGGATCGGTCCTCTGGAATAACGTCTTTATCGGCCCCCGCGCCATCCTGAAGGAGAACATTGTCGGCCGTGGAAGCGAGATTAAGGCGCACGCTCACCTCTTTGAGGGTGCGTTAATCAGTGATCAGTGTAAGGTCGGCGAGGGGTCAGTGGTCAAGGCCGACGTGAAGGTCTGGCCCCATAAGGTGGTGGAGGACGGGGCCATCCTGGCCACCAGTTTGGTCTGGGGGCAGAAGTGGTCCCGTTCTCTGTTCGGGGCCTACGGTGTGACCGGGTTGGCTAATCTTGAGATCTCGCCTGAGTTTGCGGCCAAGCTCGGGGCCTGCTTTGGGGCAACTCTCCGGATGGGAGCGATCGTCCGCACCAGCCGTGATTGTCACCAGGCCTCTCACATGGTCAAGCGCGCGATCATCTGTGGCCTCCACTCCGCCGGCGTGGATGTGCACGATTTTCGCATCGTCCCTATCCCGGTGGTCCGGTACCAGATGGGCGCTCGCGGTGCGGTGGGTGGTGTGCACGTCCGAAAGTCCCCCTTCGATCCCGAGCTGATCGACATCCAATTCTTTGATGAGCGCGGAATGGATATCTCGTCCAGTTGGGAAAAGAGCATCGAACGATCCTTCTTTCGGGAAGACTTCCGCCGCGCGAAGGTCGATGAGATTGGCCACCTCTCTCTCCCTGTGTACGACGTGGAATTGTACCAGGAGGGGGTGCTGAGCGTTATCGATCGGGGTGCGCTGCGCGGTCGTGGCTTCCGGATCGTGATCGACTACGCCTATGGTTCATCCTCCATTATCTTCCCCCAGATCCTCGGGAGGTTGGGGTGTGAGGTGATTGCGCTGAACGCGTACCTGGATCCGGGTAGAATCACCAAGAGCGCGGAGGGCTTCCATCGTTCATTGCAGCAACTGTCGGAGATTGTCAGAAGTCTGGGAGCTGACCTGGGGATCATGCTTGATACCGGGGCAGAGAAGATCTTCGTTGTGGATGACAATGGCGACCTGTTGAGCGATGACCTGGCATTAGCCCTCATGGCCCTACTGGTAATGCGGACCCATCCTCCGGGGGTGATCGGCGTTCCCATCACCGCCAGCTCAGCCATTGAGGATCTGGCCCGCGACCAGGGCTTTCGGGTCATCAGGACGAAAACGGCCCCGCGTGCGTCGACAGAAGCGGCAACCCAGGAGGGTGTCATCTTCGTGGGCGACGGTCTCGGCGGTTTCATCTTCTCGCAGTTCCAACCGGTCTTTGACGGAATGCTCGCTACCCTCAAGCTCCTGGAAATGTTAGCCGCTCAGGATATTCGGTTGCATCAACTGATCCGCTCCATTCCGCAGCGTTTCCGGTGCCACGAGCATATCCCATGCCCCTTGGAGCGAAAGGGCGGGACGATGCGGGCACTCATCGCCGATACTGCAGATGAGCAGGTCGAACTGGTGGATGGGGTAAAGGTCCATCTTGGCAATGACTCCGTGATCCTCTATCCGGATCAAGACCGGCCGTATTTCCACATCATCGCCGAAGCCGGTACGCTCGCGCGGGCAGAGGCCCACTTGGCTCGGTATCGAGAAGTCCTCGCGCTCTGCATGAAGAGTAGCCTGCCAGAGGTCGCTCCGTGA
- the groES gene encoding co-chaperone GroES: MKVKPLHDRILVKRLEEKETKKGGIIIPDSAKEKPQEGEVIAVGPGKVGDDGKRQPMDVKAGDKILFGKYSGSEVKIDDKELLIMREEDVLCILQ, from the coding sequence GTGAAGGTGAAGCCACTGCACGACAGAATCCTGGTGAAGCGTCTGGAAGAGAAAGAAACTAAGAAGGGCGGGATCATCATTCCCGACAGCGCGAAAGAGAAGCCTCAAGAGGGCGAAGTCATTGCCGTTGGCCCAGGTAAGGTCGGCGATGACGGGAAAAGACAGCCGATGGATGTGAAGGCCGGCGACAAGATCCTCTTTGGCAAGTACTCTGGCTCAGAGGTGAAGATCGACGACAAGGAATTGCTGATCATGAGGGAGGAAGACGTTCTATGCATCCTGCAATAG